The Desulfosoma caldarium nucleotide sequence GCTCTATGAAAAGGCATCGCTCTTACTCGAACAAGACAGGCGGGAAGAAGCTGAAAAAGTCCTGACCACGCTTTTGCAATCGTCGAAAGAGTTGTGGAAAACCGCAGCAAAACAGAAACTCGATTACCTTCAGCTGCGCCCATGGAATTCCTGGATCCCGGAAAAGGACACGAACGCGTCATGATTCTCCACGACATGGACGACTTGATCACGTAAGAGGAACGCTCAAAACGATGCACGTCGCCTTGTTAGAAAGCCAGCCCACTCTCGGGGAATCACTGCGCACCGTCGTGGAAAATCTGGGGCACCGGTGCACCACGGTGCGGACCCTTTCCCACGCCTTGACTCTTGTGGAGAAAGATCCACCCCACGTGGCTTTTGTCACCCTGAACGGCCCACGGAAGGAATCTCTACATTTTCTTGAAAAAGTTCAGGCCCTGAACGATCCTTTTCCCATCATCGTGCTCAGCCCTCAGCCTTGCTTGGAAGACGCCGTGCAGGCCATGCAGCGGGGCGCTCAAGATTTTTGGGTGCTTCCGGTGGACCAGGAGCGGTTGCGCCAAACCCTTCTGTGGCTTGAAGAGCGCCGCAAAGCGGACGGTCTTGGGGAAAGAGCGCCGTCGGCGGCTCCCGGTGACGAAATTGTCACCCGAAATCCTGCCATGTTGAATTTGAAGAGAATCGCCCTGAAGGTGGCCGCCAGCAATGCCACGGTTTTCATTCAGGGGGAAAGCGGGACGGGCAAGGAACTTTTCGCCCGCTTTATCCACCGCAACAGTCGCCGAGCGCGTGGCCCGTTTTTGGCGGTCAATTGCGCCGCGCTTCCCGAAAACCTCTTGGAAAGCGAACTGTTTGGCTACGAAAAAGGGGCCTTTACGGGAGCCAACCGCCAGAGAAAAGGAAAATTTGAACTGGCCCATCAGGGAACGCTTCTTCTGGATGAAATCACAGAGATTCCCGTCCATCTTCAAGCCAAACTGCTGCGCGTTCTTCAAGAAGGGGAAATCGACCGGCTGGGGGGACGCTACCCCGTGCCCGTCGACGTCCGTGTCCTCAGCACCACGAACGTGGATGTGGCCGCCGCCGTTAGAGAACAACGCTTTCGCAAAGACCTTTACTACCGCCTGAACGTCATTCCACTGAAGATTCCTCCATTGCGCGAACGCTTAGACGATATTCCCGTCTTGGTTGATCACTTCTTGCATCGGTTTCAAAAGACCCTTGGTGCCTCCACGGTCAAGGTTTCACCGCAGACCCTGAAAAAACTTCAAAGCTACCCGTGGCCCGGCAACGTTCGAGAACTGGAAAACGTTTTGCAAAGGGCCGTGCTGCTTGCCGAAAAACCTGTCCTGGACCCCGAAGACCTGGAATTCGACCCCGTGGAAACCCACCACAACGCCCCGCTACCCCTCATGAGCCTTGAGGAAATGGAGCGGCGCATGATTCAAAAAGCCCTGACCAAGACCGACGGCAACCGCACGCGAGCCGCGGAAATTCTGGGCATCAGCGTCCGCACACTTCGAAACAAACTTCACGAATACGCCAAAGACTTCTCCGACAGGACGTGACACGCCCAGCCATTTTATTGACACTCTTACGGGGCCGGAAGATCGTCACTGTGGTGGCGCATCCTCCTGACCAGCCGGCTATGGACTCGGCGGCATGCTTGCGCCACGGGTTGATGAGCTTTTTTTATTTTCGATAAGGGTCCAGTCCCATGACTTTCAAGGGGTGGCCTTTGCCCGTCGCCCCAGGTGTGGACCACGAGGACGCGATCCCTTCGACGGGATAGGTCTTTGGAACCCCTTTCAACAAAGCCCTTTCTTCGTCGCTTCAGTAAGGGCGCAGGCGCTTTGGGGATTGTCGTGTCTGGTACGCACCTTGCTTACTTGGTGAGTGAGCGTTTTGGGGCAAATATAAAAGGAGGACGTTGCATGGCACAAGGACATCCCATTGATCGTACGGTGAGCCTCATGCAGGATCGGCTCAACCTGAACGCCCTCACCCAAAAGGTGGTGGCGGCCAACCTGGCGAACATCAACACGCCTCGGTATGTGGCCAAGCGCCTTTCCTTTGAAGACATGCTCAAGGAATCACTGGAAGAGAATGCCCTCTCCCTGGTGAAAACCTCCGCCGGGCATCGGGATCCCACGTCGGTGGAAGAGATCATGAGGGAACCCGAAATGGTGGAAGTAGGACCTGTGGATCTGGACGCCGAAATGGTGCTTTTGGCCCATAACAGTGTCGAATACCAGTTCATTTTGACCATGCTCAACAAAAAATTCAGTCTGTTACGCACGGCGATTGAAGGAGGCCGTTGATGGATTTTGAAACCGCCATGAGAATCAGCGCTTCGGGGCTTCGCGCGCATCGAGCGTGGATCAATACGCTGTCGGCCAATTTGGCCAACATTAACACAACGCGAACGCCTGAAGGCACCCCTTACTTGCGCCGAACCCTCATCTTTGAGAGTGTCCCTTCGGACGAAAGCTTTGAAGCCGCCTTGCGGGAGGCCGTGGAAGGGGAACTGGACCGCGTGGAGGTGTCGGCTGTGGTTCCCGATGGACGGGACTTCAATTTGGTCTATGACCCCAACCATCCGGATGCCGACGCCGATGGCATGGTCCGGTTGCCCAACATCAATCCGGTGGAAGAAATGGCCAACATGCTTAACGCCGCCCGTTCTTATGAAGCCAACCTGGCAGCCCTCAATACGGCCAAGACCTTGGCCCTTCGGGCTTTGGAACTGGGTCGCTGAGGCCCTTTAGGAGGCCGAGTTCATGCGTATCGAACAAACTTGGAGCCCGATCAGAAACCCTCAAGAGCCGCTCCACGGCAAGGCCGCATCGGGGCAAGGGCCTTCCTTTGTGGAAGAACTTAAGGCCGCCGTTCATAGAACCAACGAGCTGCAAAACCAAGCTGAAAAGGCCATGATAGATGGCGCGCTTCGCGGCGCGAAAAACATTCACGAAACCATGATCGCACTACAAGAAGCCGAGATCGGTCTCAAGATGCTGGTGCGGTTTCGGGACAAGGCTCTGGAAGCTTATCAGGAAATCATGCGGATGCAGTTCTAGTCGCCGGACAAGGAGGCCTGTGATCCATGGATAGACTTCGGCTCCTTTTCGCCCAAGCGCGCCAAAGCTTTACAAGCCTTTCTTTACCTCAGAAGATCCTTTCCATTGGTTCCGTTGTGCTTCTTGCGGCAAGTCTGGTGTACCTGGCCTACTCCATCAATCGGGTGGACTATGTGCCTTTGATCTCCGATCTCTCCGAAACGGATCTGGCCTCCATCGTCAATGTGCTTAAAGAAAAAAAGATCACCTACAAGCTCACAGGATCCAACGCCGTATCGGTCCCCAGGGAAAAGCTCTACGAAACTCGCCTACTTTTGGCCTCACAAGGGCTGCCTCGAGGATCCGGAATGGGTTTTGAGATCTTCGACCAGCAGCGCTTAGGTAGCACAGAATTTGTGCAGCAGATCAATTATCAGAGAGCACTTCAAGGGGAGTTGGGCCGAACCATTGCCCAGATGGAGGAAGTTCAGGAGTGCCGGGTGCATTTGACTCTACCGGAGGAAGCACTTTTCAAGGAAGACCAGAAGCCGGCTCGAGCCTCCGTCTTTTTGAAGCTCAAACCGGGAGCCAAGCTGGGCGTCAAACAGTTGCACGCCGTAGCCCATTTGGTCTCCAGCGCCGTTAAAGGACTTGACCCAGAAAACGTCACCATTATGAGCACCGACGGCAAGGTGTTTTTTCGCAAGGAGGGATCCTCGGACGATCAGTTCATGAGCCCCACGCAACTGGAGATTAAGAACCGGCTAGAAGACGACCTGCGAACCAAGGTGGAAAGCATGTTGGCCCGCGTGGTGGGGGCAGACAAAGTCACGGCGCAGGTTTCCGTCGAGCTGGATTTCAGCCGCCTGGAGATGGCTGAAGACATCTATGATCCAGACAGTGCCGTGGTGCGCAGTCAGCAAAGAGTCCTAGAAAACTCACAGGGTGCGGCGTCGAAGGCGCGAGGTAATCCGGACGCCCCCATCAACATTGAAGGCAGGTTATTGCAAACCGATAACACGCAGCCCAAAAGCTTCAGCAGGCAAAAAGAAACGGTAAACTACGAGATCAATCGCGTGAGCCGTCAAATTCTGCGCGCTCCAGGGACCATTAAGAAGCTTTCGGTGGCCGTCATCGTGGACGGCCCCTACCAGACACAGCCGGGGCCAAACGGAGGTACGGAAAGGGTTTTCGTGGGCCGAAGTCCTCAAGAGCTGAGGACTTTGGAGGATCTCGTGAAAAAGGCCGTGGGATTTGACGACGCTCGAGGTGACCAGGTGAGCGTTTCCAACGTGGCTTTTGCGGTGGAATCTGAAAGCTTCGCCTCGGTTCCCATGGAGAACAAATATCTTGCGTTCCTGAGAAAACACCAGCAGCTTCTTTTCAACGTGCTGTTGACCGTGCTGGTTTTTGTCTTTGTCGTTCGCCCCTTTATGAAGCGCTTTCAAAGAATGGGACAAGAAGAAGAGAGTGCCGAAACACCCCCCGCCCTTCCGGAAGGGGCTTCAGAAGAACTGATCGAAGGGCCACGCGCTCTACCCCTACGCGATCAGGTAACAGCTTTGATTCAGGAAAATCCCCTGCAGGCCGCGCAGGTCATTCGAGCCTGGATGCGAGAGGAGGGCTAAGCCATGGCCAAGTTGACAGGAATGCAGAAAGCGGCGGTCGTGCTTCTGGCCCTCGGCGAGGCCGGCTCAGCTCCAATACTCAGGAACCTGACACCTCAGGAAATCCAAAAGCTCGGATTGCACATGGCCCGAATGGACGATGTGGACAAGGAAACCGTGGACGCACTGCTTAAGGACTTCCTGCAACACATGGAAAAAGAACCCGCGGTTCAAATTCCAGGAAACGTGCTACTCAAAAAGCTTTTGCCAGCCGTCTTGCCACCGGAAGAAGCCGGAGCGGTGCTGAGTAAGATTGAAGAAGAAAACCAAAAAGTGCCCTTCAAGAACCTTCAGGATGTGGATAGTCGCGTTCTGGCCAATTTCATTCGCAATGAACATCCGCAGACCATCTCGGTTATTCTGGTGCACCTGGATCACGAAAAGGCCAGCGAAGTGTTGTCGCTTCTTCCGGAAAATCTGCAATTTGAAGTGATTAATCGCATCGCCACGCTGGAAACGGTTCCGCCGGATTTATTGCGCGAAGTGGACGAGGTGCTGGAAAAGGAACTGCTGTCCATGGCCGATGAAGGCTACAAGGTGGTGGGCGGCGTGCAAACCGTGGCGGAACTACTCAACCGCTGTGATCGCCGCACCAGCGACGGCATCCTTCAAGCTCTAGAAGACTACGACGCGGAACTGGCCGACAGTGTTCGTAACCTCATGTTTGTCTTCGATGATCTCGTGAACGTCAATGACCAGGGCATTCGAGAGCTGCTCAAAGAGATCACCAACGAAGACCTCACCCTGGCCCTCAAGACGGCCTCAGATGAAGTCAAGAACAAGATTTTCAAGAACCTGTCTCAGCGTGCGGCCCAAATGCTCATGGAAGATATGGAAGTCATGGGACCGGTGCGGCTCAGCGACGTGGAAGCGGCGCAGCGTAACATCCTCAATGTGGCCCGAAAACTGGAAAAAGAGGGCCGGCTCATCCTAGCCAGAGGAGACGGCGGCGATGCCCTCGTTTAAGGTGCTCAAGGGAACCGACCGTGCCGGCGTGTCCCGTTTTGCCTTTGAACCCCTTGACCCCAAATCTCTGCAGGAAGGGGGATCAAGGTCTTCCGAAGGCTCGGTGCCTTCGAAAGAGTCCATGGAAGTTTCAGGCCACAATCCATTGGATGATCTGGAAGAATTGGTGCGACAACGCTTACTCGAAGCCGAAAGGCGCGCCGAAGAACTGGAAAGGGAAGCCTATCAAAAGGGGTATGAACAGGGACAAAAGGACGGTTACGCCTTTGGAGCCAGCGGCATCGAAAAAATCCGTGAACGGTTAAACTCTCTGGCCGCCTCTCTGGAGCAAATTCCCCAGCAGGTGCTCCACGAGTACCGCGACTGGCTCATTGAAGCGGCCCTGACCCTGAGCCGGCATCTGTTGACGGAGGCTGTTTCCATCAATCCCACGGTTTTGGAAAGCCTGGTCGATCACATTCTTGAGCACATGGATCGATCCCATGCCATCACCATCGTCCTTCACCCTAACGACCGAGATCTTCTACAGAAACACGGCGTGCTAGAACGATGGCTGTCGCCTCCGCCAAAAGGTCAGGCAAGCCTTCAAGTGACGGTCGATCCCAGCATTCAGCGAGGCGGCTGCCGCTTCGAAAGTGCGATGCAGGACATCGATGCACTGGTGGAAACCCGCTTAAGAAACCTTCGGGAGATTCTCTTCAGCCATGCCCTCTGAGAACGCAGCCTCCGTCCAACACCACGATAAACTCGGCCTTTACGATGTGCTCTCCCGTGTCTCTCAAGCGCCGCGCTGGACAACCTACGGCAAAGTGTCCGCCGTGGTGGGAAACCTCATCGAGGTCGTGGGACTGGAAGCCACAGTGGGGGACATCTGCCGCATCTTTCCCAAAGACAACGCCGAGCCCGTGGTGGCCGAAACCGTGGGCTTTGTGGGACGACGCCTTAAGTTGAGCCCTCTCTCTCCCCTTCGAAATCTGGCCCCGGGAGATCGCGTGGCCCTGGACGCCAGGTCCTCTTCTTGCCTCGTCTCGTTTCAGCTGCTGGGCCGTGTCATCGACGGCATGGCCCAACCTTTGGATGGTGCCGGCCCCATTGTGGACGGCGTGCCTTATCTTCTGCGCCCCAGCACCCCCAATCCCCTCAGTCGTCCCATCATCTCGCAACAATTGGATGTGGGCATTCGCGCCATCAACGCCTTGCTGCCCATCGGCAAAGGACAACGCATGGGCATTTTTGCCGGATCGGGTGTGGGGAAAAGCACCCTGCTGGGGATGATGGCCCGCTACACGTCGGCCCCTGTCAACGTCATCGCGCTCATTGGGGAACGGGGCCGCGAAGTCAATGAATTTCTAGACTCGGAACTGGGCGAGGAGGGACGGCGTCGTTCCGTGGTGGTCGTGGCCACATCGGATCAGCCGGCCACTCTAAGAGTTCGTGCGGCGTATGTGGCCTGCGCCGTGGCGGAATTCTTTCGAGATCAGGGAATGGATGTTCTTCTTATGATGGATTCCGTGACACGGTTTGCCATGGCTGCTCGGGAAATCGGCCTGGCCGCAGGAGAACCGCCGGCCACCAAAGGGTATCCTCCAAGCGTCTTCGGCCTACTGCCTCAGCTTCTGGAGCGAGCAGGAAGCTTTGACACGGCCTCTATCACGGGAATCTACACGGTGCTCGTGGAAGGAGACGACCTGGATGATCCCATCGCCGACACCGTGCGCTCCATTCTCGATGGCCACATCGTGCTGGACCGCGATCTGGCGCACCGTCGCCACTACCCGGCCATCGATCCCTTAAAGAGCGTTAGTCGTTTGACGGATCGCATACTGAATCCCGAAATCAAGAATCTGGCCAGGCGGTTTATTGAGATTCTGGCAGACTACAAGCGCAGTGAAGACATGATTCAAATCGGCGCATATGTGCGAGGGAGCCATCCGCCCACGGACTATGCCATTCAAATGATAGACAAGCTAAACGATTTTCTTAAACAACCCGTCGAAGAACGCTGCACCATAGAGGAGGCGCATCAAACCTTGCAGGCCCTTTTTGAACCACAGTAGGAAAAAGCGCCGTGGCTTTCGTTTATCGATTTTTCAAATTTCTGGAACACCGCCGGTTGCAGCGTCGCGAAGCCCAGGTGGCCCTGGCGCGGGCCGTAGAGCAAGCATTCCGTGTGGACCGACTTCTGGCCGACACGGAAAAAGCTCTCGAAAATTGTCGACAACGCTGGGAACAGCGCACCTCGGAAGGACTGCCTGTGGGAGAACATCTGGCTTTTGAACGCTACCTCGCAGAGCTGGAACAGCGATTGCAAGAACTAAAAAAAGCCAGGGAACATGCCTGGCTAGTTGTTCAAGAAAAGCAAAAGCGGCTCATGGAACAGGACCAAGAGGTGAAAAAACTGGAGCGCCTGCAAGAGGTCGATTATGATAGGTATCGAAGGGATCAAAAGAAACGCGAACAAAAGGAACTCGATGAATACGGCACACGGCTCGATCTCGACCCCTTCGTGCGGGACCTCCTCTAACCCTTCAAACCACGTGGATTGCTCCCGTAAGGACCGCGAAAAACGTTCCTTCATGAAAGTCGCTTTGGGGCTTCTGGTGCTTGTGGCCGCCGGCAAAATGGTCGTCACGGCGGTTCGTCTATTTCCCGACAATTTTATCAACTTCGCGGGCGCTTCCCAGACCATTAGTGTTTCGGAAGTGCATGCCCAGCAACCTCCCGGCGCCACCTCTCCACCGCCCGTTTCTGCATCGACCGCTGCAGGCTCTGAAGCGACAGGGATGGATGGAGATGATAATCTCGTGACTCCTGAGACGTGGGCAGCCCTTCGAGAACAAAAGAAGATTCTGGAAATCAAAGAAATGGAGCTCAGAGAAAGGGAAGCGCGTCTTCGAGAAATGGAACAGGAAATCGAAAACCGCTTGAAAGAACTTATTGCCGTTCAAGACAAAATCAAGCAAGCTCAGAAAGAAATTCAAGCCTTTCGAGAAGAACGGGAACAAGCTCGAAACGCTCAAGTTCAAGCGCTGGCTAGAATCTATGGCAACATGAAGCCAAAAGACGCCAGCCAGCTTTTGGAAACCCTGGATGAACCCCTTGCGGTCAAGGTCATTGGCCTCATGAGCCCGGATCAGGTGGCCAAGATTTTATCCTCCATGGACAAAAAGAAAGCCGCCAAGCTCTCCCGGGCCCTGACCGGACGCTGACGGAAGGCCATGGCAACTTTGCTCTGCCAACAGCCCCAAAGCGCAATTTCTTTTCTTACGCAAAGCAACCCGCCGGTCGAAAAAGAAACCTTGGGTAACCGGATGAACGCCGGACGGCGACATAGGGTTTCTATTACGCGAAGACCCTTGGTGTGCCGCCAATCCTTGTCTCGGCTGGCGCCGCTCCAACGGCTTGCCTTTTCCTACGACATCGTGGCTTAGCGGCCCCTTGCGTTAGAAAGGCGGGTGTCTTGCTTTTTGCAAGCCAGAG carries:
- a CDS encoding MotE family protein; translation: MKVALGLLVLVAAGKMVVTAVRLFPDNFINFAGASQTISVSEVHAQQPPGATSPPPVSASTAAGSEATGMDGDDNLVTPETWAALREQKKILEIKEMELREREARLREMEQEIENRLKELIAVQDKIKQAQKEIQAFREEREQARNAQVQALARIYGNMKPKDASQLLETLDEPLAVKVIGLMSPDQVAKILSSMDKKKAAKLSRALTGR
- the fliJ gene encoding flagellar export protein FliJ, with protein sequence MAFVYRFFKFLEHRRLQRREAQVALARAVEQAFRVDRLLADTEKALENCRQRWEQRTSEGLPVGEHLAFERYLAELEQRLQELKKAREHAWLVVQEKQKRLMEQDQEVKKLERLQEVDYDRYRRDQKKREQKELDEYGTRLDLDPFVRDLL
- the fliE gene encoding flagellar hook-basal body complex protein FliE, which gives rise to MRIEQTWSPIRNPQEPLHGKAASGQGPSFVEELKAAVHRTNELQNQAEKAMIDGALRGAKNIHETMIALQEAEIGLKMLVRFRDKALEAYQEIMRMQF
- a CDS encoding sigma-54-dependent transcriptional regulator → MHVALLESQPTLGESLRTVVENLGHRCTTVRTLSHALTLVEKDPPHVAFVTLNGPRKESLHFLEKVQALNDPFPIIVLSPQPCLEDAVQAMQRGAQDFWVLPVDQERLRQTLLWLEERRKADGLGERAPSAAPGDEIVTRNPAMLNLKRIALKVAASNATVFIQGESGTGKELFARFIHRNSRRARGPFLAVNCAALPENLLESELFGYEKGAFTGANRQRKGKFELAHQGTLLLDEITEIPVHLQAKLLRVLQEGEIDRLGGRYPVPVDVRVLSTTNVDVAAAVREQRFRKDLYYRLNVIPLKIPPLRERLDDIPVLVDHFLHRFQKTLGASTVKVSPQTLKKLQSYPWPGNVRELENVLQRAVLLAEKPVLDPEDLEFDPVETHHNAPLPLMSLEEMERRMIQKALTKTDGNRTRAAEILGISVRTLRNKLHEYAKDFSDRT
- a CDS encoding FliI/YscN family ATPase, whose product is MPSENAASVQHHDKLGLYDVLSRVSQAPRWTTYGKVSAVVGNLIEVVGLEATVGDICRIFPKDNAEPVVAETVGFVGRRLKLSPLSPLRNLAPGDRVALDARSSSCLVSFQLLGRVIDGMAQPLDGAGPIVDGVPYLLRPSTPNPLSRPIISQQLDVGIRAINALLPIGKGQRMGIFAGSGVGKSTLLGMMARYTSAPVNVIALIGERGREVNEFLDSELGEEGRRRSVVVVATSDQPATLRVRAAYVACAVAEFFRDQGMDVLLMMDSVTRFAMAAREIGLAAGEPPATKGYPPSVFGLLPQLLERAGSFDTASITGIYTVLVEGDDLDDPIADTVRSILDGHIVLDRDLAHRRHYPAIDPLKSVSRLTDRILNPEIKNLARRFIEILADYKRSEDMIQIGAYVRGSHPPTDYAIQMIDKLNDFLKQPVEERCTIEEAHQTLQALFEPQ
- the fliG gene encoding flagellar motor switch protein FliG, producing MAKLTGMQKAAVVLLALGEAGSAPILRNLTPQEIQKLGLHMARMDDVDKETVDALLKDFLQHMEKEPAVQIPGNVLLKKLLPAVLPPEEAGAVLSKIEEENQKVPFKNLQDVDSRVLANFIRNEHPQTISVILVHLDHEKASEVLSLLPENLQFEVINRIATLETVPPDLLREVDEVLEKELLSMADEGYKVVGGVQTVAELLNRCDRRTSDGILQALEDYDAELADSVRNLMFVFDDLVNVNDQGIRELLKEITNEDLTLALKTASDEVKNKIFKNLSQRAAQMLMEDMEVMGPVRLSDVEAAQRNILNVARKLEKEGRLILARGDGGDALV
- a CDS encoding FliH/SctL family protein translates to MPSFKVLKGTDRAGVSRFAFEPLDPKSLQEGGSRSSEGSVPSKESMEVSGHNPLDDLEELVRQRLLEAERRAEELEREAYQKGYEQGQKDGYAFGASGIEKIRERLNSLAASLEQIPQQVLHEYRDWLIEAALTLSRHLLTEAVSINPTVLESLVDHILEHMDRSHAITIVLHPNDRDLLQKHGVLERWLSPPPKGQASLQVTVDPSIQRGGCRFESAMQDIDALVETRLRNLREILFSHAL
- the flgB gene encoding flagellar basal body rod protein FlgB — its product is MAQGHPIDRTVSLMQDRLNLNALTQKVVAANLANINTPRYVAKRLSFEDMLKESLEENALSLVKTSAGHRDPTSVEEIMREPEMVEVGPVDLDAEMVLLAHNSVEYQFILTMLNKKFSLLRTAIEGGR
- the flgC gene encoding flagellar basal body rod protein FlgC, whose product is MDFETAMRISASGLRAHRAWINTLSANLANINTTRTPEGTPYLRRTLIFESVPSDESFEAALREAVEGELDRVEVSAVVPDGRDFNLVYDPNHPDADADGMVRLPNINPVEEMANMLNAARSYEANLAALNTAKTLALRALELGR
- the fliF gene encoding flagellar basal-body MS-ring/collar protein FliF — translated: MDRLRLLFAQARQSFTSLSLPQKILSIGSVVLLAASLVYLAYSINRVDYVPLISDLSETDLASIVNVLKEKKITYKLTGSNAVSVPREKLYETRLLLASQGLPRGSGMGFEIFDQQRLGSTEFVQQINYQRALQGELGRTIAQMEEVQECRVHLTLPEEALFKEDQKPARASVFLKLKPGAKLGVKQLHAVAHLVSSAVKGLDPENVTIMSTDGKVFFRKEGSSDDQFMSPTQLEIKNRLEDDLRTKVESMLARVVGADKVTAQVSVELDFSRLEMAEDIYDPDSAVVRSQQRVLENSQGAASKARGNPDAPINIEGRLLQTDNTQPKSFSRQKETVNYEINRVSRQILRAPGTIKKLSVAVIVDGPYQTQPGPNGGTERVFVGRSPQELRTLEDLVKKAVGFDDARGDQVSVSNVAFAVESESFASVPMENKYLAFLRKHQQLLFNVLLTVLVFVFVVRPFMKRFQRMGQEEESAETPPALPEGASEELIEGPRALPLRDQVTALIQENPLQAAQVIRAWMREEG